The Acidobacteriota bacterium genome segment GACGTTTCGGAACTCCCCGCTGCCGCGCACCGCGACGGCGAAGGTCCGCCGGCTCGAGGTGAAGCGCGAGCTCCAGGCCGGCGGCGGGGAGGCCCGCGAAACCGCCGCCCCGCCGGCGCCGCCCGCCGACCGCCGCGGCCCGGCGGGGGTCGTGTTCGGTTTGCTCGCGGAGCGCGCGGGCCGCGAGCAGGTCCGCGACGGGGATCACCTCGACCTCGACCTCGGCCTCGATTCGCTGGACCGCGTGGAAGTGATCGCCGAGGCGGCCCGCCGGCTCGGGGTCGAGCCTCCGCCGGACATCGCCGCCACCGCCCACACCGCAGGAGAGCTGGCCGCCGCCCTCCGCGCGGCGCCACGGGCGGGAGCGGGGGCGAACGGCGTGGCGAGCTGGAGCGAGCGGCTCGCCCGGTTCCCAGCCGAGTATTCGCCCTTCGTGTCCCGCGGGCCGGTCGCCGCCACCCGCATGCTGGCGCTGCGCTGTTGCCTGCGGCTGTGCGCCCCGCTGGCGGGTGGTCTTCGGACGGCCGGCACCGACCGGCTCCCCCGCCGAGGCCCGCTCCTGGTCTGCCCGAACCACACCAGCTTCCTCGACGCCCCGGCCGTGCTCACGGCCATGCCGTGGCGACTCGCGGCCCGCGCCTTCTTCGTCGGCTATGCGGAGTATTTCGCCGGGCCGCTGGGGCGCCGGATCGCGCGCTGGGTGCGGAGCATTCCTGTCGATCAGAACCGGTTCATGGAACGCTCGCTGCAGGCCGCGGCCGAGGGGTTGCGGCGCGGCCTCGTCCTCGTGGCCTTCCCCGAGGGCGGCCGCTCGATCGACGGGAACCTCGGTCCCTTCCGGCGCGGGCCCGCCATCCTGGCCGCGTCGCTGGGAGTCCCTCTCGTTCCGGTCGGGATCGCCGGCGCCTACGAAGCCTGGCCGCGGGGCGGTTCGTGGCGGCGCCATCCGATCGCGGTGGTCTTCGGCGACCCGGTCGATCCGGCGGAGTGTGGCGCAGAGGTGGGACGCCTGGCGCATCGGCTCCGGGAGGGCGTGGAGGAGGCGTTCGCGGCGGCCGACCGGCTTCTCCGCGGCGCGCGCGGGAGCGCGCCGGCCTGTCCGCGGTGACGGGGTCCGCGGGCCGGCGGGGACGTCCGGCCGGGACGCGGAGGCGAATCCGGTGACAGGCGTTGCCGGTCGCGGCAGAATGGTGCCGGCTCGGCCGCGGGGAAGGCGATGAGCGAACCGATCCCGATCGCGGTCCTGATGTGTCACGCACCGGTGGTCGTTCCGGAGATCGCCGGGCACCGGGCGGCGGACTGCGCGGTGACGACGCGCGCGATGCAGCGTGTCGCCGAGCGGGTCGTGCAGCGCCGGCCCGATCTCCTGCTGGTGGTCTCGCCGCACACGCCCCGCCTTCGCGACGCCTGGGGAGTCGTCGGAGACGCCGAGATCGGTGGCTCGTTCGGCATGTTCGGGTTCCCGGGTATCCGTGTCGATCTTCCGGGCGCGCCCGACGACGCACGAGCGCTGGCGAGTGCGGCGGCGGAAGCGGGGGCGCCCGCGGCGGTCGTTCACCCGGGGCCACTCGACCACGGGGCGGCCGTTCCGCTCGTGTTCCTCACCCGCGCCGGATGGCGAGGTCCGACCGTGGTGGTGGCCTGGCCGTGGGAGGTAGGGGCCGGGGAGGAGCGGTTCGGCCGCGCGATCCGGGAAGCGGCGCGGCGTAGCGGGCGGCGTTGGGCGGTCGTCGCCTCCGGCGACATGAGTCACCGGCTGGCGCCGGGGGCGCCCTCCGGGTATCACCCGCGGGCCGCCGAATTCGACCGGAGCTTCACCGGACGGCTCGAGCGGGGGGATCTGCGCGGCGCGGCCGCGATCGATCCGGCGCTGCGGGAGCTGGCCGCCGAGGACGTCGTGACCTCCGTCGCGGTCGCCGGCGCGGCCGTCGACTGGGAGCCGCGCGGCACCGAGGTGCTGGCCTACGAGGGACCGTTCGGCGTGGGTTACTGCGAGGCGGTCCTGTTCGACGAGGAGGCGCAGCCGTGACGGCGGACGCGGAAACGCGGGCCCGCCTGGTGGGAATCGCGAGAGAGGCGATCCGGCGCGCCCTCCGCTCGGAGCCGTTCCACCCGCAGCCGCTTCCCCCGCCATACGACCGGCCGAGGGCGTTGTTCGTGACCCTGAGGCGGCGTGACGGTGCGCTCCGCGGCTGCATCGGACACCTGCGCCCGGTCCGGGCGACGCTCGCCGAGGAGGTCGCGGACTGCGCCCGGGCCGCCGCGCTGTCCGACGTTCGCTTCCCGCCGGTGGAAGAGCACGAGCTGGACGAGCTGGCCATCGAGATTTCGCTGCTCGGGACACCGGAACCGGTGGGCTCGGCGGCGGAACTCGATCCCCGCCGTTACGGGGTGATCGTCAGCCGCGGGAGTCGGAGGGGAGTGCTGCTGCCCGACATCGAGGGTGTCGACACTCCGGAGCAACAGCTCGCCATCGCGGCGCGCAAGGCGGGGCTGGCGCCCGACGAGCCGTACGCGATCGAACGCTTCACCGTCGAGAAGATCGTGGAGGACGGGACGTGAGCGCACCGGCCATCGGGCGGTGGTGGCGCCGGGAACCCGACGGCCGGATCGTCTGCGAGCTGTGCCCTCGCCGCTGCCGCCTCAGGGAAGGCCAGCGGGCTTTCTGCTATGTGCGGCAGGCGACCGCGCGTGGCATCGAGCTGACCACCTACGGCCGGTCGAGCGGGTTTTGCATCGATCCGATCGAGAAGAAGCCGCTCAACCATTTCCTGCCGGGAACACCCGTCCTCTCCTTCGGAACCGCCGGATGCAACCTGGGCTGCCGCTTCTGCCAGAACTGGGACATCAGCAAGGCGCGGGCGTTCGATCGCCTCCAGGAGCTCGCCCCACCGGAGGCCATCGCCGAGGCGGCCGCTGCGACGGGTTGCCGCAGCGTGGCGTTCACCTACAACGACCCGGTGATCTTCGCCGAGTACGCGATCGACACCGCGCGCGCCTGCCACGCTCGAGGGATCCGGACGGTGGCCGTCACGGCGGGGTACATCTCGCCCGAGGCGCGGGCCGAGTTCTTCGAGGTGATGGACGCGGCCAACGTCGACCTCAAGGCCTTCAGCGACGATTTCTACCGCCGGTACTGTGCGGCGCGCCTGGAGCCCGTGCTCGACACGCTGCGGTGGCTCGTCCGCGAGTCGAGGACTTGGATCGAGATCACGACGCTGTTGATTCCCGGCGCCAACGATTCCGACGAGGAGATCCGGAGCCTGGCCGAGTTCGTCCGGGACGAACTCCGGCCGGATGTCCCCCTCCACTTCACCGCATTCCATCCCGACTACCGCCTCACCGACAGGGGGCCCACGCCACCGGAGACCCTGAGCCGGGCCCGGCGCATCGCCATGGACACCGGGCTCGAGTACGTCTACACGGGAAACGTCCACGACCCGGAGGGAGGAAGCACGTGGTGCCCCGGTTGCGGGGCCCTGCTCGTCGAAAGGGATTGGTACCGCCTCGGCCGCTGGGGGATCCGGAACGGGGCCTGCGCCCGCTGCGGGCGCCGCGTTCCGGGCGTCTTCGAGGACGGGCCGGGCTCGTGGGGTCCCCGCCGGCAGCCGGTGCGCCTCGCGGTGCGGTGAGCACCCCGGTCAGCGCGGCTTCTCGGCGACCGCGAGGACGGTCCCCGCGAACGGCCACAGCCCGAGAGCGCGCAGCGCGGGGCGGAAGTAGCCGCTGGTCAGAACGGTGACGACGTCGAAGCCGGCGGCTCGGAGCTGGCGCCGCCACCAGAAGATCGACTTGACGTCCTCCTCCTTGCCGCGCCAGCCGAGCCCGTAGTCCTCGTAGACGGTGCCCTTGCCGAACACCCACTTCAGCCCCCCCTGACGTCCCCCCGACCGGATCGGCCGCATCACGACCTGCCGCCACCACATCCGCGGATCGAGGATGTTGCCGTCGAAGACGACGAAGCGGCCCCCGGGACGCAGGAGCTCGTAACAGCGGCGGATCGCCCGAGGCTGATCGTGGATGTGCTCGAAGGTGGAGAGAGAGAAGATGGCGTCGAAGAACGGCGGCCCCTCCGCCTCGCAGATATCGGCCACCACCACCTTGCCGTCGAGCCCGTAGAACCGGCTCGTTACCCGCCACATCTCCTCGTTCTGCGGGACCATGTCGTAGCCGGTGTAGTCGTATCCGCGCCGGCACATCTCGTAGGCGAGGAAGCCGCACCCCGGCCCGACCTCCAGCACGCGGGCGCCCGGCGAGAGGTCGAGCGCGCGCATCAGGAAGGTGAGCCACAGCCTCCGGGTCGGGTAGTGGGCGGTCTTGAAGTGCCGGACCAGCTTCGCCGCGTTCTCGAAGCGCTCCAGGGGCGGCAGCTCGTCGGG includes the following:
- the amrA gene encoding AmmeMemoRadiSam system protein A — protein: MTADAETRARLVGIAREAIRRALRSEPFHPQPLPPPYDRPRALFVTLRRRDGALRGCIGHLRPVRATLAEEVADCARAAALSDVRFPPVEEHELDELAIEISLLGTPEPVGSAAELDPRRYGVIVSRGSRRGVLLPDIEGVDTPEQQLAIAARKAGLAPDEPYAIERFTVEKIVEDGT
- the amrS gene encoding AmmeMemoRadiSam system radical SAM enzyme; the encoded protein is MSAPAIGRWWRREPDGRIVCELCPRRCRLREGQRAFCYVRQATARGIELTTYGRSSGFCIDPIEKKPLNHFLPGTPVLSFGTAGCNLGCRFCQNWDISKARAFDRLQELAPPEAIAEAAAATGCRSVAFTYNDPVIFAEYAIDTARACHARGIRTVAVTAGYISPEARAEFFEVMDAANVDLKAFSDDFYRRYCAARLEPVLDTLRWLVRESRTWIEITTLLIPGANDSDEEIRSLAEFVRDELRPDVPLHFTAFHPDYRLTDRGPTPPETLSRARRIAMDTGLEYVYTGNVHDPEGGSTWCPGCGALLVERDWYRLGRWGIRNGACARCGRRVPGVFEDGPGSWGPRRQPVRLAVR
- a CDS encoding class I SAM-dependent methyltransferase gives rise to the protein MSSRSPAAPGSAQDRGARRRDRRPFWKEVVRGEVPLESYHVPDELPPLERFENAAKLVRHFKTAHYPTRRLWLTFLMRALDLSPGARVLEVGPGCGFLAYEMCRRGYDYTGYDMVPQNEEMWRVTSRFYGLDGKVVVADICEAEGPPFFDAIFSLSTFEHIHDQPRAIRRCYELLRPGGRFVVFDGNILDPRMWWRQVVMRPIRSGGRQGGLKWVFGKGTVYEDYGLGWRGKEEDVKSIFWWRRQLRAAGFDVVTVLTSGYFRPALRALGLWPFAGTVLAVAEKPR